Within Thermoprotei archaeon, the genomic segment TCAACAGGTCCAGTAAATATGAACTTTTCTCCTATTCGTGCCATTCCTGGTCCTACTAATGTTATTATTTTTTTCCCAATGTGTTCACCTAAGTATCATAATATAGGAAAGCTTATATAAATGGATTTTTCTATTAACAGTTGGTGTAAGTAACTTCTAGAGGTGTATGATTAAGTGTCAATGATAAATATGAGTTCCAAAGATATGAGATTACGAACAGGAACAACAACAGTTGGAGTAGTATGTAAAGATGGGGTAGTTCTAGCAGCAGATAGGAAGGTAACTGCAGGGCATTTGGTTGCACATAAAATAAGTAAAAAAATCTTGCCTATAGATACACACGCATTAATTACTATCGCAGGGCTAGTAGCAGATGCTCAAGCGTTAGTAGATGTATTACGGGCTAACGCGTCACTTTATCGGATCAGAAATAAACGCCCCATTCCGATTAATGCTATTGCAAGTCTTGCATCAAACATACTGTTCGGATCAAGATTTTTACCATATATAGTTGAAGTTAACGTAGGTGGATATGATATGCGCGGGCCTTCATTGTATTCTATAGATTTCTTTGGTTCTGTCACTAATGAACGAAATTACGTTGCTAGAGGATCTGGTTCACCTGTAGCTTTAGGAGTACTTGAAAAAGAATATAAGGAGGGAATCACGTTAAATGAGGGCGTTCGGATCGCTACATTGGCAGTACACTCAGCATCACGTTGGGACTTGTACACTGGTGGTTCCGGAATTGATGTGGTTGTAGTTGATGCAAATGGTTATAGATTTCTGGACGATCAAGAAATAATTAAAATATTATCATCATGATCCTTTAGAGGTCTTAAAAAAGATGTGAGTACGAATGGGAGTACAAGTAGCAGATATACAAACTAGAATAACTCGCGCACTACTTGAAAATCTACCAGCCGATGCTAAGATCACACGTATAGAATTTGAAGGCCCATACCTAATATTGTACACGGAGAATATTAAGGCTGTAACTGGTGAAGAAGGTTTAGCTGCGAAAATTGCTAAAGCTGCACGAAGAAAAGTGATCATAAGACCAGCAGAATCTATCAGATTACCAGTAGAAAAAGCTAGGGAGTTTTTAATAAAAAACATTCCACCAGATGTAGGACTGCAAGAAATATACTTTGATGAGCTTAAGGGTGAGGTTCACATATATGCACTAAAATTAGGGCAATTAATAGGCAGAGGAGGAATGAATCTCTGGATGCTTATGAATGAAATAAAATGGAAAATTGTTCCACACCGAGCGCCTGCTATGCAATCAGAAATTTTTAGAATTGTATCTGAGCAAATAATATCTTCTAAGAAAGAACACTTAAAAACATTAATGAAAATAGGACAACGTTTAAATCGCTTACGTATATACCAAGATGAATATATACGTATAATACCATTAGGAGGTTTTGGAGAAGTAGGACGCAGTTCTATTCTTGTAGAAACGCCAAATAGTAAAGTTTTGCTGGATGCCGGAGCAAAGCCTGGAGCAAAAACACTCTACGATGAATACCCCGCATTTTATATTGATGGGTTAAATATTGAAGACCTTGATGCGATAGTAATATCCCACGCGCATTTTGATCATACTGCAGCATTACCTTATCTTTTCAAATATGGATACAGAGGCCCTGTTTACATGACTGAGCCTACATTGCATCTAACATATTTAATTATAAAGGATTATCTTGATGTTGCTTTAAAAGAGGGGCGCTCATTACCCTATACTATGAATGATGTGCGCACGATGATGCAACACGTCATAACAATAGATTATGAGGAGGTTGTAGATATTGCTCCTGACATAAAGCTTACGTTCTATAATGCAGGTCATATTTTGGGTTCAAGTAGTGTACATCTTCATATTGGTGATGGTTTACACAATATAGTATACAGTGGTGATTTTAAATTTGCTAATACACGCCTTCTTAATAAAGCATTTAATAATTTTAAACGCGTTGAAACACTTATAATGGAATCTACTTACGGTGCACCAACGGATGTAATGCCATCTGTTGAAGAGACCGAGCAGTCTCTTATAAAAATTGTCAAGGATACTTTAGAGCGCGGTGGTAAAGTTTTAATGCCCATGCTTTCAGTAGGACGAGCACAGGAAGTCATGCTTGCTTTTTATGAAGCTATTGAGAACAATAAAATGCCCAAAGTACCTATATATGTTGAGGGTATGATATTAGAGAGCACTGCACTTCATACAGCATTTTTAGATGAACTCTCATGGGACATCAAAAATAAGGTGTTTAAGGAAGGCGTTATACCCTTCAAATCGGATTATTTCTATATGCTTCATGAGAAAATTGATAGGTCGGAAATTATAGAGAGTTCACCATGTATTATAATGGCTCCTTCAGGTATGCTTAATGGAGGACCAGCCCTAGAGTACTTACGTCTCTTAGCTAATGATGAGAAAAGTACTGTAGTATTTACATCATACCAAGTCTCAGGCACGTTAGGTAGAAGATTAAAAGATGGTATTAGAGAGGTCATGCTACCTGATGAAAACGACGTCGAACGACTTATCACCGTGAAAATGGATATACAAAGTGTAGAGGGATTTTCAGGTCATAGTGATAGAAAACAACTCTTAAACTATGTACGAACAATGCCACAGAAACCTAAGTTAATAATTGTGAATCATGGAGAGAGATCGAAGAGTTTACAATTAGCTCACGCAATAGAAAAAATGTTTAACATAAAAACTATAGCACCAGAAGTTCTTGAAGCAATCAAAGTACATTAGGTTAAACAGGTGAAACTTGGACTTCATTACTAAAGAACTTTATAAAGTTTCTATCTCAACAATTCTGACACAACTTTCCAGATTTTATCATTAAAATGATGTAAATTCCTGGCAATTTTTCCATGTTTATCTTTCATTAATAGTGACCAGTCGTCTAGTATTTCGACAATAGCTAGTGGTCTATTATTTGATTGATCAACTACAACAGCTAACACTCCTTCCTTTAGCTCTCCTACAATTTTAGTAACACCTGGAGCCATTACATCAGCTCCGTTTATTATATGAGGAACTGCTCCTTGATCTACATATAACCTTGGAAGTTGAAGAATAAGTTTTGATGTGAGGAAGGGTACCATTTTGTTATTTATCTCTATTATCTCAGGTTTTTTATCTATCAAATAAATTATTTCTCCACTTTTTAATTCTACATATTCTATAGTCTTATCTGACAACTCTAACCTAATATTGCTTATTTTTAACCGTTCATTAAGTTTTTTACTGTCACCCTTACTCAAATAAAAACGTTTTTTAATTTGAGCGCTCATGATTCTACATAACTTATAGAAAAACACATTTATATATGAAACTGAGAACATCATTAGTAGTAGAAGGTGAGCTATGTGAACCGTAATCCAAACATAAGCGAAACACAGTCAAAAGATTTTCTGCAGGCAAGTATAGGACAAACAGTACTGGTTAAATTAAAAGGCGGTAGATTCGTAAGGGGTATTTTAAAAAGTTTCGATATGCACATGAACCTCATATTATTAGATGCAGAAGAAATAGATGAAAATAAAAACACACACAAATTAGGTACATTAGTTGTGCGTGGAGATAACGTAATCTTGATATCACCTTCATAGGTGAGTATTAAATGAAAGGCACATCATCAATGGGAAAAATGAACCGAACTCCCACACATATAAGATGCAGAAGATGTGGAAGACATTCATATAACATTACAAAAGGATACTGCGCAGCTTGCGGATTTGGTCGCACAAGTAAAATAAGACAATATAGCTGGCAGAATAAAAAGGTTAACGGAATCAGACTTATTTAGTACTATTGCGTTAAATTTAACGGGCCGGTAGTTCAGCCTGGGAGAATGCCCGCTTGGCATGCGGGAGGTCGCGGGTTCAAATCCCGCCCGGTCCACTAATCTTACTAATAAATAAAAACAAACTTTTGTAAACTAGGTACTGTTTCAAGTTTATCCAACAAAAATATGAAACCTAAACTATAAGCACTGGAACAAAGATACACCTGTTTTAGTACATAAGAATATTTCATTCAAAACTTAGATAGATTTTTAATTGATGTTATTATTTTCGATTAGGGAGGTTGAGGAGATGTCCATAGTCGGGATTCGGAGATTCACCAGCGAAATTAATAACCTAGTAGGACGGATAATAGAAGTACGCACGTCGCTCGGTAGAACATATATTGGTCGTTTATCTGCAATAGACCCAGAAAAACTAAACATGATACTCACAGAAGTTTCTAGCAACGGTAATAAATATCATGCTGTTGTACTTAATGGCTCAAACATAACAGAAATATTGCTCAAGGAAAAACCATTCGATATGAGAGCATTGGTTGAAAGATTAGAGAAAATATTTCCTAAAATGGTTAGGTACGATGAGAGCGCACGATTAATAATTGTTGCAGAGCGTGTAAAAGTTGGAGAACAAGGTGTTGTTGAAGGAGCAGGACCCATTGCTGAGAAAGTGAAGTCAATATACGATCAGTATATAAGAGAAATCCAATAAAAATGAGTGCATGATAGTGAAATGAGTTTCGAAATACTAGATAAAAGCCTTTGCGGAAGAATAGGACTACTTAAGACTAGACATGGAAACATTAAAACACCCGCACTTTTACCAGTTTTAAACCCTGTAAAACAAGAACTTTCTGCACAAGATGTTGCTAAAATAGGCTTTGATGCAGTAATAACCAATGCTTATCTTCTTTGGAAGAACATGAAAGGGAAACCAATAGATGTTCACGACCATTTAAACTTTAGCGGACCAATAATGACAGATTCTGGGGGTTATCAGATTCTACGTTATGGCACTGTTGAAGTTAAGCCCGAAGAAATTGTAGAATATGAAAAGTTAATTAACAGTGATGTTGCAGTAATACTCGATGTGCCAACTGGTCCTGACGATGACTGGAACAAAGCTAAAGAAAGTGTGGAGATAACATTACGAAGAGCAATTGAAAGTAATAAAATAAGAGACCGTGAAAGACTTTGGGTTGGACCTATTCAAGGTGGTAAGTATCTCGATTTAGTTAAATTATCAGCTGAATCAATGAGCCAGCATGGGTTTGACATATACGCTGTAGGAAGTCCGACCGGTTTAATGGAAGGTTACAAATTTAGTACAGTATTAAAAATGGTGATCATTGCGAAAAGCATTATTGGCTCCGGGAATCCAATGCATTTATTTGGTGCAGGACACCCTATGTTCTTCCCCTTTATGGTTGCTGTTGGAGTAGATATATTTGATTCTGCCGCATACGCTCTCTACGCACAAAATAATAGATATATGACTTCATCAGGTACATTTAGGATAAACGATCTAAAAGAATTGCCGTGCAACTGTCCTGTCTGTTCAAAAACTTCTGCAGACGATGTAAAAAATATGTCCCAGGAAGAAAGAAAACGTTTTCTGATGATTCACAATCTGTATGTTAGTCTATCTGAAATAAAAAGAATACGTCAGCACATAACTGAAGGTACACTCTGGGAGCTTTGTGAAGAAAGAAGCCGTGCACATCCATCCTTGTTTAAAGCTATGAAAGTTCTTGTGAAATTTCACAAACATCTGGAACGATGCGATCCAATCACCAAACCCGTCATTCATGGTCTCTTTTTCTACAACAATGAGACTGCATTAAGACCTCAGACCTATAGACATGTTATGAGAATTATATCAAATTATTCACCAGAATCTGTTAAACTTATTATATTGCTTCCTCCGATAATAAGTAGACCATACATTAGATCTTCTACTATAAAGAATATCATACAACTAATTAATAATACGAAATATGCGGATTCATCATGCATAGCTATTGTAGGTGATCCGTTTGTCTTCACGCCAATAGAACTTTCTGAAGTATATCCTCTATCTCAGTATGAAGGCATAGCTTGTTCCAAAACTCTTTCAAAAATATTTATAGATAATCTTTCTAATCTTAAATTTCTTAATGAGTTAGAAATGGCAATATCAGTATCTGATAACCATAACAATTATCTTCTTAGCAGAATTAATGAGCATCTAAGAGAAAGAGGAGTAAAAGTTATAGAAGTTAGTTTACAGAAGGGAGATTCTGTAATAAAAATTCTTAGAAATGTGCTTAGTTTATTATAATTCTATTAATCTGTTTCACATATAGAACATGAATTTTTCTCTACTTTTCTCATCGAGCACTTTTTGCTCACTTTCTTTCATACTTGCCTCTATTCTAGCCTCAATTTCTTCTACTTCCTTTCTAATAGATTCTACATTAATTTTTGCATCATAGTGTTCATTAAGTACGTTCAAAGCTACCATTGTTGCACGCGTATCAGGCTCAAATTGTCTAGCATATGGAAGAATGGTTATTGCAGGGAATTCGTTAAGCTCAAAGTAGGAGAGTAATGATGCTAATGGCCCAAAGATTGTTAAACGTGGGTCTATCAATTTTCCGAAGATTTTTCTAGCTGATGCATATGCACTAGTATACGCAACTCTGTATTGTTCATCATCACTTCTATATTTATCTGATAAACCCCCAATCAAAACTGCCTCTTCAAAACCTTGAGCTATAACCCACTCAGCAATCCCCCGTGTTAATAAGTGCATCTCTCTAGGTTCCGGAGGTGATTCTGTAACCATTATTATAAAGTTTTTTCTTTTATAAAGTTCAAAAGGTAATTGGATTCTCGAATCCCCCATTTTTACGACTAACGGTAATCTGTCCAACAAAATATATCCAATGTGCTTTGAATCCGGTTGATCAGCTATATATCTAGTAGTCAGATATCCTACCGCCCCAATTCCATGAAAACCCGTGAGAAATATTTTATTTTTTCCTATAGGCTCTTTTATCGCCCTATCTTTTAATATTACTGTAAACTTTGTTCTCTCACTCGCTCGCTCTTCCGTCTTCATAGTTTTTTCAACCTCACACTATTAATTATAGCTAAAAATAAATATGTAACCTAATTTAATACTGTGAAACACAAGTGAAAAGTCATGTCCGAGGTTACAATTCAAGTTCTAGGCGCCGGAGGAGAAGTAGGTAGGTCTGGAATTCTTATTAAATATAAAGAACGAGCATTACTCCTAGATTATGGTACACTTACAAACGATGAAGTACAATTTCCATTACATGTAACACCAAGAGATCTCTCTGCCGTAATATTATCACACGCTCATTTAGATCATTCAGGCGCGCTTCCAATGCTCTATGCATCAGCAAAAGCACCACCACTCTATTCAACAATAATGACACTCGAACTAACAGACATTCTTCTTCACGATTTTATGAACATTAGTAAATCATATTTACCATTCGAAGAAAGAGAAGTTCAAAAAATGTTTAAAAATTCAATACCAGTTACCGCCGGAGATTCAATCGATGTAGACAACTTCCACGTAAAGTTTTATGATGCAGGCCACATTCCTGGTAGTTTAATGGTCGAAGTTGAAGTCAATAATAAAAAAATATTGTACACCGGTGACTTTAATACATGGGAGACAAAACTTCTTAAACCTGCACAAACACCAAATTCAGAATACGACCTCATCATCAGCGAAAGCACTTACTCTGGAGTCGAACATCCACCAAGAAGTGATGTTGAGAAAAAATTAATAGAAATATCCACAACTACAATAGAGAATAAAGGTTTTGTCCTAATACCAGCTTTTTCCGTAGGAAGATCTCAAGAAATCTTATCAATCTTTGAAGAACATAATATACCATACACAATATACCTAGATGGAATGGCAAAAGAAGTAGGATCGTTATTTCTACAATACCCATCATTCTTTAGAAACTATTCATTACTTAAAAAAGCATTAGAACGGGCCGTGTGGATCAATTCAAACGCTCAACGAAAAAGAATCATAGAAAGACCAAACATAGTAGTAACACCAGCAGGAATGCTAAAAGGTGGACCAGCAGTATATTACATGAACAAAATTGCAACCATTAATAAAAACTTAGTAGTCCTAGTATCATATCAAATTCCAGGCACACCTGGTCGTAGACTTTATGATGAACGTTTATGGTATATGCCCAACCTTAAAAAAGATGTTAACGTCGCAGCAACAGTTGAGTGGTTAGACTTCTCAAGCCACTGCGGACACTCCCAACTTAAATCATTCCTAACAAAAATAAGCACTAACAGAATATTGCTAGTCCACGGTGAAACACAAAAAGCATCCATTCTCAAATCAGAATTAGAGGAGCATGGAATTAATGTCGAAATCGCAAACAATGGATATACAACAAAGATATAAACTAATCACCCTTCAATTTTTAAAAACAAGCATCTTACTACTCTTCATATCATTCTTAACATTGCTATTCACACTCAATTTACAATACAACGGGACAGGAAGCATAATAAGAAATGCTACCGGTACCACTAACATCCAAACAGCAACAAGTGAAGCTGCATTTATGACAGCCTTCGCGTTTATCGGCGCATCCCTAATACTCTTTTTATTACTTAAACACAAATTTACTTTTATCTACCTGCTTTTCATTGCTTCAATGTTTACAGTCACATTCATAGCGCTCGAACTACACTTAGTATCACTACTGAATTTCAGTCAAATTAACGAAAACATCTTAACATTAACATCTCTCTCACTCTCACTTACTTTGACCTACACAGTCTTTATAAATAAAAATGTGACCGTGAACGCAATTGGATTAACACTCTTTACAAGCATCACAGGATCATTATTGGGAACCATGTTTACCGATATACAAATTACATTAATCCTTCTCATACTATCACTTTACGACATTTTCACGGTCACAAAAGGACCATTAAAAAAGATCGTAACAAAAATAAATGAAATAGAGAGAAAAACAATAAAGGAAACAACCCCAAACAAAGATCACACAACCTCTCAAAACAAAAACACAATAACAAAAAAGAGGTTAGACTTTAAACAAGGAATGTTTCTTAATTTGGGTCACGTTGAATTCGGAATTGGTGACTTATTATTTTACTCAGCAATCATATCTAACGCACTCACCATGGCATTTCTAACTTACATCACAACACTAATAGGAGTAATCATTGGCGTCGGACTCACCCTTTACCTATTAACCCGAAAAGAATTAGTTCCCGGATTACCAATACCGTCACTATTAGGCCTAACAGCTCTATGGATCACGAAACTCTTTTTATTATGATAACTATAACGTTACAATCGGGCATGTAATTTGTTTTATCAAACTCTCAGCCTTTTCTGGCGACGTTTTATACGTATATAACTTTGACGAAGTACGCAACTTTAACTTTACAACATCACCACTCCTTTTAACACGGCACTCCTTAGCCCTTTTAGCAACCTCCAAAAACTCTTTTTCATCAAATATTTCCGCAGGCATCCCCGCCCACTTACTTGACATTCAAAATTCTAATTAATATTCTTATTGCCCCATCCCTAAACTATCCAAAAACAGAAATTAAAGTTTCAAGCCCTTATAGGTATTCTAACAACTGTCTGCAACGTTTGCAGCAAACCTTCCTGCAGGAAGGTTTCAAGCCCTTATAGGTATTCTAACAACACTAATGCAACAATTACGTCATCAGGTTCTTCTACAGTTTCAAGCCCTTATAGGTATTCTAACAACATTCACCAGCACACTATATATGTTTTAGGAAGTATTGTTTCAAGCCCTTATAGGTATTCTAACAACCTGAATTTTCTTGCATTTTTTGTTGCTTTTTTTTCTGTTTCAAGCCCTTATAGGTATTCTAACAACTCGAAAAACGTTTTTACATCCTTCAGCTCTTGCAAAGTTTCAAGCCCTTATAGGTATTCTAACAACTAGCGGGTGCGCTTTTCGGTGGACGTTCAAAGTTTATGTTTCAAGCCCTTATAGGTATTCTAACAACCACGTTTGATATTCAAATATATCTGATACTTGGGTGTTTCAAGCCCTTATAGGTATTCTAACAACATTTCACTCTCTATAGTATGGATTTAGCTTTCGCTAGTTTCAAGCCCTTATAGGTATTCTAACAACAATGCTTGCGCCTAATGCCCCTAATGCACCATTCTTGTTTCAAGCCCTTATAGGTATTCTAACAACTTTCGTTGGGTGTGTGGAATTGTGGGCGTTTTTGGGTGTTTCAAGCCCTTATAGGTATTCTAACAACTCGGGGAGGGATGCCCGTATCAGATGTGGAAGGAGTAGTTTCAAGCCCTTATAGGTATTCTAACAACATAGCAGTGGTTATCCAGGTGGAGCTGGAGGAAATGGTTTCAAGCCCTTATAGGTATTCTAACAACGTGGTGGAGGTGGTGGTGGCGCCTGTTATGTGTTCTATGTTTCAAGCCCTTATAGGTATTCTAACAACTTTCCGCCCCGCTAAAAATGCTATGCCTCCGATGATGTTTCAAGCCCTTATAGGTATTCTAACAACTCGAAAAACGTTTTTACATCCTTCAGCTCTTGGAGAGTTTCAAGCCCTTATAGGTATTCTAACAACCCTGATTTTTCACTAATTTGTCGAGCACGCATTAGTCTGTTTCAAGCCCTTATAGGTATTCTAACAACCAGAAGGTTTAGGCTAAGACGTCCAAGCCCCGCAACCAGTTTCAAGCCCTTATAGGTATTCTAACAACGAGAATATGAGCATGGTATCAAGGGGACATTTTCGAAGTTTCAAGCCCTTATAGGTATTCTAACAACCTGCACCGCCACAGCTGAGCTACCGGCCGCCACTGTGTGTTTCAAGCCCTTATAGGTATTCTAACAACAGGAAGAGGAATAGATGGTTTCATAGTAGATTGTAAGTTTCAAGCCCTTATAGGTATTCTAACAACGATATACACTTACGCTTGGGGCTGCTCCGAGCGTGATTTCAAGCCCTTATAGGTATTCTAACAACTCCATATGCTGGCGGAGATGGAGGAAGTGCAACAGATTTCAAGCCCTTATAGGTATTCTAACAACTCTATAGGATATTTCTTTTTCTTCAAAAATGATGTAATTTCAAGCCCTTATAGGTATTCTAACAACAAAGAGATAAATTCATGGGTCAAAGAGACGTATAAAAGATTTCAAGCCCTTATAGGTATTCTAACAACATTTACCAAGATAAAAATCATAGATTATGACGATGAATTTCAAGCCCTTATAGGTATTCTAACAACAGGAAAGAGGAAGGTATTTTTGTGAGACCAGGGGAGAATTTCAAGCCCTTATAGGTATTCTAACAACTAGTTGTGATAGCTGAGAATCATAACCTTGATTCAAATTTCAAGCCCTTATAGGTATTCTAACAACAGAAGAAGGAAGAAGAAGGCGGAGGCGGGCATTTCAAGCCCTTATAGGTATTCTAACAACACATGTTAGTTTTGATTTTACCTGTTTTATTTTTGAATTTCAAGCCCTTATAGGTATTCTAACAACTATCTCCACGAGTTTTTGCACTGCTTCAGGCTTCAAATTTCAAGCCCTTATAGGTATTCTAACAACCAGATGTTTTACATCGGTATCTTTCCAATATTTTTATTTCAAGCCCTTATAGGTATTCTAACAACCCAAACTGAACAATCTTTTGAATCAAGGATATGACTATTTCAAGCCCTTATAGGTATTCTAACAACCCCTGAATAATTTTGCGGCTTTTTCGGTGATGGTTTCCTGTCGATCTACAATGATGACTTGGTGATGTTTGATCGACTGTTAGGGGGTTTATATTATTGTCGTGCTTTCTCCTTTTATTACTCCGAGGTTTTCCTTTTTGAGGTATGCTGTGGTTCGAAGAATGTAAAAAGTTATGGCGTCGTATTTCTTGTCTATTACTTTTGATAAGTTATCTTTTAGTCTTATGAAATTGGCATCGCTTATTTCGCCCTCGAAAACCGAGTTTTGGACCCATGTAAGATACCTTCTTCCTATGCTCAGAACTTTGGGAAGCCGTTCCTCGCCAACGTCATACACCATTATCACGAACATGATTATCACCATTGCGTGACAAATGGCTCATACTCCTTTTCTCCGATGAGGTGCTTTTCAAGCTTGTATAGCTCAAGCCTTATCATCCTCTGATAAGAGACCCTCATTCTTTCGTAGCTTATGGTTTGTTTGAGCTTATCTTCATACTGCTCTATAAAATTTTTTCTTCCCTTTTCGCTAAGGTATACGCCACCTAACTCCTCCATGTAGCATGAGGGGTCAAGCATTCTTTTATTTGTCAGTGTAAATATGACCCTGTCGACTATTATCGGCTTAAATACTTCTGCAACATCTAAGTTTAACGAAAATTTTCTGTAATTTGTAGCGTGGAGGAAGCCTATTCTAGGATCTAGATGTGTTTTATAAATTTCGCTCAGCACCGTAACGTAAAGAAGACTGTTGCCGAAGCTCAACAAAGCATCCAACCGACTTTTAGGTGGCATTCGTTCCCTTTTTTCATAATGGTATTCTGCATCGTCGATTATTGTGTTGAAGGAAATATAATATTGCTCTTTTGCTTGAC encodes:
- the cas1b gene encoding type I-B CRISPR-associated endonuclease Cas1b; its protein translation is MKKTIYIFSIGEIKRKGNTLCLIKENGEKKYVPVSEISSLMIFGETTFNKRLLEFLSSNEITLHIFNHYGYYMGSFYPKTHYNSGFMTLKQCEHYLDYAKRLILARKFAEGSLRNMLRNVIYYHNRKGGLSSTIKFLEDASLKLREARTVEEVMAVEGQAKEQYYISFNTIIDDAEYHYEKRERMPPKSRLDALLSFGNSLLYVTVLSEIYKTHLDPRIGFLHATNYRKFSLNLDVAEVFKPIIVDRVIFTLTNKRMLDPSCYMEELGGVYLSEKGRKNFIEQYEDKLKQTISYERMRVSYQRMIRLELYKLEKHLIGEKEYEPFVTQW